Sequence from the Lysobacter capsici genome:
GTCGGTCGCGTACCGCTTGCCGTTCGGCGAGATCGCGCTGTTCGGACGCAATCTGACCGACGAGTTTTACGCCGACTGGTCCGGAGGCGCGACCGACCAGATCGTGATCGGCGCGCCGCGCAGCGTCGAGCTGACTTTCAAGGTGAATCTATGAGCCTGTTGCAAGCGCCGCCGAGCCCGCGGCAAACCCCGACCTTGCAGATCCATGCGGTGCGCAAGGACTTCGGCGACCGGCATGCGCTGGAGGCCTTGTCGATGACGATCGCGCCGGGCGAGGTGTACGCCTTGCTCGGCCCGAACGGCGCGGGCAAGACCACCACGCTCAATCTGATCCTGGGTTTTCTGACGCCCGAGTCGGGCCATATCGAAGTCGCCGACGTGCGCGTGGAACGCGATCCGCTGGGCGCGCGCGCCAAGATCGCGTACTTGCCGGAAACGGTGATGCTGCATCCGACCCTGAGCGCGATCGAGAACCTGAGCTACTTCGCCCTGCTCGGCGGACGCCGGCTCGACGAGGCGCAGGCGCGCGCGTTGCTCAGCGAAGCGGGCTTGCAGGACGAAGCGCATGCGCGTCGCGCCGCCGGTTTTTCCAAGGGCATGCGGCAAAAAGTCGGGCTGGCGATCGCGCTGGCCAAGAACGCGCAACTGCTGTTGCTGGACGAACCGACCTCGGGCCTGGACGCGAGCGCGGCCAACGATCTGTCGCAGGGCGTACGAGCGGCGTCGCGGCGCGGCATCGCGGTGTTGATGGCGACCCACGATCTGTATCGGGTCAAAGACGTCGCCCATCGGCTCGGCATCCTGCGCGCCGGCCGATTGCTGACCGAGCGCCACACCGCCGAGTTGTCGGCCGCGCAGATCGAGTCCTTGTATCTCGAATTGCTGGCGGTGGACGGGCAGGCCGCATGAGCGCGTCGCTGACCCGCTTCGAGTGGACCTTGCTGCGCCGCGACCGGCGCGCGTGGTGGGCGTTGCTGTGCCTGGGCGCGCTGGTGCTGATCGCGTTCGCGGTCGATCTGTCGGCGATCGCCGGCGCCAACGCGGCCAAGGCCGAGGTCGCCCACGCCGAACGCGCGCGCTGGCTCGGCCAGGGCGAGAAAGATCCGCATTCGGCCGCGCACTACAGCATCTTCGCGTTCAAGCCCACGCCGGTGCTGGCCGCGCTCGATCTGGGCGTGGAGCCCTTCGTCGGCCAGACCGTGTGGCTGGAGGCGCACGTGCAGAACGACATGCTGTATCGGCCGCAAGGCGACGCCTCGGCCTTGCAACGCGCCGGTCTCACAAGTCCGGCCGGATTGCTGATCGGGTTCGCGCCGCTGGTCGCGTTCCTGCTCGCGTTCACCGCGGTGGCGATGGACCGCGAACGCGGCACCTTGCGGCTGGCGCTCGGCGCGGCGTTGCGGCCGCGCGCGATCGTGATGAGCAAGGCGCTGGCGATCTGGCTGGCTTTGGTCGCGACCTTGGTCGCGCCGGTGACGCTCGCGGCGACGATCGCGGCGGCGGCGCTGGACGCGTTCGACGGCGATATCGCGCTGCGGCTGTTGCTATGGGCCGGTGCGATGTCGCTGTATCTCGCGGTGCTGACCGCGGTCGGGGTGACAGTATCGATGCTGGCCGGCAGCGTGCGCGGCGCGCTCGCGCTGCTGTTCGGGCTGTGGATCGTGTTCGGCCTGGCCTTGCCGCGCTGGGCCAACAGCGCGGTCGAACGCGCGCAGCCGCTGCCGTCGTCGCAGGCGGTCAAGCAGCAGTTGATCGATCAGGCGCCGTCGTTCTGGACCGCCGAGGACGCGAAGAAACATCAGGCCGCCTTGCTGGCCAAGTACGGCGCACGCAGCAAGCAGGAGCTGAGCGTGGACTTGCGCGGCGCCGAGCTGGATCTGAGCGAGCGTCATTCGCACGAAGTCTTCGATCGCGTGCTCGGCGGCTTCTACGACCAGGTCGAAGCGCAGGACCGCGCCTATGCCGCGATGGGCTGGCTGTCGCCGATGGCGGCGATGCAGAGTCTGTCGCCGCTGCTCGCCGGCAGCGACTTCGTCCATCACCGCGGTTTCATCGACGGCGCCGAGCGTTACCGCCGCGCCCTGGTCAATCGCATGAATCAGGACGTGATGGCGCATCCGCTCAACGGCGAACAGGCGCGACACACCGCCGGCGAATCGCTGTGGGCGCAGATACCCGAGTTCCGCCATCAACCGCCGCGTCTGGGCGCGGCATGGGGCAATGCCGCCGCGGCGCTGTTCGCATTGCTGGGCTGGAGCGTGCTGGCCTTGGCCGGGTTGCTGTGGACGGCGCGGAGGATGAAGCCATGAGCGCGATCGCACACGAGGCCGGTCGCTTGCGCGCGGCCGAGACCGCGCCGGTGACGGTGGGTTTCAGCACGCTGCTGGCCTGGGAACTGCGCCATATCGGCCGCCAGCGCCTGCTGTGGATGGTGCTGGTGTTGCTCGGCCTGGCGATGCTGTGGGGCGCGTACAGCGGCGCGAGCCTGCATCGCGCGCAGACCGCGGCGATCGCGCGCAGTCACGCCGCCGATGCGGCCTGGACCGCGCAGATCCGCGAGCGCGCGCGCCGCTATGCCGAGCCGGCCGAAAGCCCGGTGCCGTATTGGCAGGACCCGACCGACGTGGCCGGTTTCAGCCGCTATTTCCTGCGCGCGCAGAGCGACAAGCCGCATCTGCCGTTGTCGCCGCTCGCGGTCGGGATCAGCGACCTGATGCCCAGCCGCCTGCCGGTCAAGCTGGAAACGCCGTTCGGCGCCGAGCCCGCGTACGACTTCGAAAATCCGCGCGGGCTCGGGCTCGGCCGGTTCGATCTGGGCTTCGTGCTGATCTATCTGTTGCCGGTGGCGACGATCCTGTTGATCGGTCTGCTGTCCACGTTCGAACGCGATCACGGCATGTTGCGGCTGATCGCCGCGCAGCGGGTCGGGCCGCGGGCGTGGCTCGGCGCGCGCGTCGCCGCGATCTTCGCCTGGCTCGCGCCGGCGACGCTGGCGTTGTTGTTGTTGAGTCTGTTGTTCGCCGGGGTCGACGCGACTGCGGCGATGCCGGAACTGTTCGCGTCGGCGGCACTGGTGGTGGCCTACCTGTCGTTCTGGGCCACGCTGGGATTCGTCGTGGTGTCGGCATGGCCCAGCGCCGCCGGCGCGATCAGCCTGATGGGCGCGCTGTGGGCGGCGCTGGTGATCGGTGTGCCGCTGCTCGGCAGCGCATGGGCCGATCGTCTGGGCGATGCGCCTACGCCGGTGGCCTATGTCGATGCGCAACGCCGCGCCAACGATGCGATCGGCAGCGAGCGCGACGCGATCGTGACCGCGATGTTTCGCGCGCGCGCCGATCTGGCCGCAGCGACCGATCGCGTCGCGAAGATCGATTACGCGACCCGCATGACCTTCCTGGCGCCCGAGCTGGAGCGACGGCTGGCGCCGTTGCGCGATCGTCAGCTGGCGGCGCGCGCGGCGCGCGAACGCGTGTCGGACTGGGCCGGCTATGTGTCGCCGTCGCTCGGCCTGGAGCAGGCGCTGTCGGTGCTCGCCGGCACCGACAGCGATCGGCATCGGCGTTTCGAGCAGCAGACCCGCGCCTACCAGCTGCGCCTGCGCGATTGGTTCTATCCGCGCATCCAGCGCGAGATCGCCACGCCGACGCCGCGACCGCCCAACAGCTACGGACGAATGAACTTCGCCGAGTACGACGCCATCCCGGTCTACCTCGGCGCCGAACTGCCGGCGTCGGCGCGGGTCGCCGCGACCTTGCCGTTCGCGGCCTGGCTGTTGCTGTTGGCCGCGCTGCTGACCGGCTTGGCGTTGCGGCGGTTGCGGCGCTGGCCGACGGAGCTTTGATCGATGAAACAACGTCATGGATGGATCTGGAGTCTGAGCGGCGCGCTGGCCCTGGCCGGCAGCGCGCACGCGCAGCGCGCCGGCGACAACGCGGTGACCGCGGCCGAGGACGCGTTCGGCGCGACCCTCGGCAACGAAACCATCGGCCTGTACAGCAGCAAGCAAGTGCGCGGATTTTCGCCGGTGGACGCCGGCAACGTGCGCATGGACGGGGTGTACTTCGATCGCCAGGGCACGGTGCCGCCGGCGCTGGTCGAAGGCTCCACCATCCGGGTCGGTCTGTCGGCGCTGAACTATCCGTTCCCGGCGCCGACCGGCATCGTCGACTATCGCTTGAAGAAGGCCGGCGACGAACGCGTGATCAGCGTGCTCGCCGCGCTCAATGCCTACGGCGCGCCGGCGCTGGAACTGGATGCGAAACTGCCGATCGTCGATCAGCGCTTCGGCCTGGCCGGCAATATCTCGTTCGCGCGCGAGGAGTACTACGACGGCGCCGATGCGCGCTATGTGCGCGCCGGCCTGGTGCCGCGCTGGCGGCCGACCGAGAACATCGAGATCCTGCCGTTCTGGAGCATCTCGCGCGGCCGCGACGAAGAGGTCGCGCCGACCATCATCACCTCGGGCAATCACCTGCCGCCGAAGATCGCGCGGCGTCGGCATTTCGGCCAGAGCTGGTCGGACAACGAATACGACAGCCGCAACTACGGCGTGCTCGGCAAGGCGCGCTTCGGCAACAACTGGGCGCTGGCCGGCGGCGTGTTCCGTTCGATCAACAACCAGCCCAGCGGCTTTGCCGAATTGTTCGTCGAAACCACAGCCGATGGCATGACCCGCGAGAAGGTGATCGCCGATCCGCGCCAGCGCTACGCCTCGACCAGCGGCGAGTTGCGCCTGAGCCGCAGTTTCAGCGAAGGCCCGCGCCTGCACGTGCTGCATCTGGCGCTGCGCGGGCGCAGTCTCGACAGCGAGTACGGCGGCTCGGCCGACGCGATCGATTACGGCTGGCGCCGGCTCGGCGAACCGCGGCCGATGCCTCAACCCGACAGTTTCGAATTCGGCGCGCGCACCCGCGATCACGTCGAACAATGGACCGGCGGGCTGGCCTACGAAGGCCGTTGGCGCGATGTCGGCGAGTTGAGCGTCGGCGTGCAGCGCAGTCGCTATCGCAAGAGCGTCGATCAACCTGGTCTGCCGCGCACCTCGTCGCGCGACGATCCGTGGCTGCCGAACGCGACCGCGTCGGTGTACTTGAACAAGTCGCTGGCCTTGTACGCCGGCCACACCCGTGGCCTGGAGGAAAGCGGGATCGCGCCGGACGACGCGGCCAACCGCAACCAGGCGCTGGCGGCGATCCGCACCCGCCAGACCGACGCCGGCCTGCGCTGGGCCTTCGCCGACAACATGAAACTGGTGGCCGGCGCGTTCGACGTGCGCAAGCCGTACTTCACCACCGACGAGAACAACGTGTATGGCGCGATCGGCGAAGTGCGCCATCGCGGGCTCGAGCTGAGCCTGAGCGGACGGCCGATCGACAGCCTGAGCCTGGTCGCCGGCGCGGTGCTGATGCGTCCGCGCGTGAGCGGCGAAGCGGTGCGGCTGGGGCGCGTCGGCGATCGTCCGATCGGCCAGACCGAACGGGTGCTGCGCAGCGATCTGGAGTACCGCCCGCCGATGCTGCCGGGCTGGTCGTTCGATCTGGCGATGAGCCACTACGGCGAACGCGTCGCCTCGCGCGACGGCTTCAACCGGGTGCCGGCCTACACCCTGGTCGATGTCGGCGCGCGCTATCGCTTCAAGCTCGGTTCGGCGCCGGCGAGCTTGCGCCTGCTGGTCGCCAACGCGGGCGACACCTACACCTGGACCATCTACGGCAACAACAGTTTCGGCCTGACCGACGGGCGGCGCTACGTGGCGCAGCTGGCGGTGGATTTCGACGGCTGACCGATCCACAACGGGGAGACGTGGCGATGCTGCGGCAGCAATACATCGGTGGCTTTCAACGCGGCATGCCGGCGGCGCCGGACGGGACATGCGCGGGTTCGGCAAGCGGCGAGGCGGGTTACGCCGAATCGGCGGCCGCGGCGTCGCGTCATGCATCGGCCGCGATCTGCAGCGGCGTGTGTCACGGCACCCTGGGCGAATTGCTGCAGGGGCCGTACGAACACGACGGCGAGTTGCATATCGGCCTGATCTCGCTGCCGGTGCGCAAATACAGCTGGATGCATTTCACGCCGGGCGAGGCGGGCGATATCGAGGCCGAGCTGGCCGGCAAGGACAAATGCCGGCGCGCGATCGAGCTGTATCTGCGGCATTACGGCAAGCGCTTGCCGGCCGGGCGCTGGAGCCACGATTCGGAATTGCTGCTCGGCAAGGGCATGGCCAGCTCCACCGCCGACTTGGTCGCGACGATCCGCTGCCTGGACCGGATCTTCGGCCTGCATTCGCCGGCGCCGGTGATCGCCGCGCTGCTGCGCGAAATCGAACGTTCCGACAGTGTGTTTCTCGACACCCATGCGCTATACCTCAGCGGCCGCCAGGAAATCGTGCGCGCGTTCGATGCGCCGGTGCGGCTGCACGCGTGCTACATCGACGAAGGCGGCACGGTCGAGACCGAGAAGGTCGCCCATCCCTTGCTCGCCCACTACCAGCGCAATCTGGCGGCGTACCGGCATAACCTCGATCGCGCGATCGACGCCTTCGCCCGCCACGATCTGCGCCGTATCTGCGAATGCTCCACGCGCAGCGCCGAACTGGCGCAGGGCGTGATCGCCAAGCGTCATTTCGAGGTGTTGCTCGAACGCCAGCGCGATTTCGCCGCCGACGGCATCGTCGTCGCCCACACCGGCAGCCTGCTCGGCTATCTGTTCATCGCCCGCCCCGATCCGGCGCGCATGGGCGAGCTGTCGTCCTTCTTCCGCGGCCTGGGTCACCAGTGCCGCTTCGCCGAGACGGGGTTGTGATGACCGTGCATGCGCATATCGCCGACGCGATCAAGGTGCCCGATCTGGTGCGGCTCGGGCCGAACCTGTACGTGGCCCGCTTCGAAACCATGAAGGTGTACTCGACCCTGGTCGCGGTCGAGCGCCTGCTCGCCGATGGCCGCATACAACCTGGCGCGACCTTGATGGACAGCTCCAGCGGCATCTACGCCTACGCGCTGGCGCTGGCCTGTCACAAGTTCGGACTCAAGTGCCACATCGTCGGCTCCAAGACCGTCGACAAGACCTTGATGCTGCAACTGCGCATCCTCGGCGCGACCATCGAGCAGGTCGAGCCGCGGGCGACCTTGAAGATGGATCAGAGCCTGCGGGTGGCGCGCATCCGCGAGTTGCTGGATGCCGATCCCTCGGTGCACTGGATGCAGCAATACCACGACGACATCCACTACGACGGCTACGAGCCGGTGGCGCAACTGCTGCTCGATTCGATCGGCGGCGCGGCGCTGAGCGTGATCGGCGGGGTGGGCTCGGGTTGCTCGACCGGCGGACTGGCGCGCGCGTTGCGCGCGCACGATCCCGCGGTCGAACTGATCGGCGTGCAGCCGTTCGGCAGCATGACCTTCGGCTGCCAGCACATCGAAGATCCCGGCATCATCATCGCCGGCATCGGCAGCTCGATCCCGTTCCGCAACGTGCGCCACGGGCTGTACGACGAGATCCATTGGGTGTCGTTCGACTATGGCCTGTCGGGATCGATCGCGCTGCTGCGCGAGCACGCGGTGTTCGCCGGCCTGTCGACCGGCTGCTGCTATCTGGTCGCGCAACGCGAGGCGGCGCTGCGGCCCGAACGCAACATCGTGTTTCTCGCCGCCGACACCGGCCATCGCTATGTCGATGGCGTGTTCGCTCAGCACGAACAGGCGCTGGCCTTGTCCGATCTGCAACCCACGCGCATCGATTCGCTCGATCGGCTGGTGCTGCCGTGGTCGGCGATGGCGTGGCGGCGCGCCGATTTCGACGACCAGGCGCCCGCGCCGCAAGTCCTTCCCCTTCCGGCGCCTTCGCTTGCCGCCGTTTCCTGATTCCCCTCCTGGAGCACTATCGCCATGGCGCATTTCTTGATGATCGAAAGCTGGGTCGGCGGCACCGGCCGGATATTTCCGCCCGCGATCGGCCGGCTCGGCCATCGCTACACCTTCGTGACCCGCAACCGCGGTCATTATCTGGATGCGCGCTCGCGCGAGATCCATCCGGTGATCGAACACGCCGAACACGTGTTGACCACCGAGACCAATGACGTGCCGGCGCTGATCGAATTCCTGCGCGCGCAGCACGCGATCCTGAAGTTCGATGGCGTGGTGACGATCTGCGATTACTACATCGACACCGTGGCCCAGGTCGCGCAGGCGCTCGGCCTGCCGCAGGCGTTTTCGGCCAATGTGGTGATGGAGCGGCGCAAGGATCAGGTGCGCGAGGCGATCGAGCGCGCGGGCCTGCCGAATCCTAAGTTCGCGGTGACCGCGTCGTGGGACGAAACCCGTCGCGAAGCACAGCGGATCGGCTATCCCTTGATCGTCAAGCCGACCGACCTGGCCTCGAGTGCGTTCGTGCGTCTGATCCACGACGAAGGCGAGTTACGCCAATCCTTCGATGCGCTGGAGCAGTTCCCGCGCAACTTCCGCGACCAGGCGCGGGTGCCGCTGCTGTTGCTGGAGGAGTACATGCTCGGCGAAGAGGTCAGCGTGGAGGCGTGCACCTATCGCGGCCGCACCACGGTCATCGGCATCACCGACAAGAGCGTGACCGGGTTTCCGTATTTCATCGAGGACGGGCATATGTTCCCGGCCAAACTCGACCCGGCCCGGGCCACGGCGATCGAAGCGCTGGTATGCGGCGCGCTGGAGGCGGTCGGGCACGATCACGGCATCAGCCATACCGAGGTGAAACTCACCGCGAATGGGCCGCGCATCGTCGAGATCAATCCGCGTCCGGGCGGCAACTACATCGCCGAGCTGATCCAGCGGGTGACCGGTATCGATTTGCTCGACGCGCAGATCGAGCTGGCGTTGGGTCGCGAACCGGATCTGACGCGCAAGCCGACCGGCGTGGCGAGCGCGGCGATCAAGTTCCTGGTGCCGCCGCGCGCGGGGCATGTCGCCACGGTCGATGGGGTGGCGTCGTTGGACACCGATCCGGCGGTGCAGCGATGGAGTCTGTCGCCGATCGCGGGCAGCGAGGTCGCCGCGCCGATCGATAACGCTTGTTATCTGGGGCATGTGGTCGCGGTCGACAGAGAGGGCCTGGAGGCGCGCGCGTATGCCGAGCGTGCGTTGGGGCGGGTGGTGTTGCATTACGCCGAGGCTGTTGCGGCGTGATGCGTCTCTCGTAGTCACCAAGCCCCTTCGTACTGCTTTTCCCCCCTTTGTAAAAGGGGGTAGGGGGGATTCGCTTTTGCTCCTGCTCTAAAAGCAACAGAAGCGGCGACGGCAACAGCAACGGCAACAGCGAATCCCCCCTACCCCCCTTTTACAAAGGGGGGAAAAGCAACGGCAACCGCAACAACAACGGCAACAACAAAGCGAAAAGCACCGCGGCCGCATCAGTGGCCCACCAGCCATCAATCCGCTTCGCCCACATCGCCCCAACCGCCAAACTCCGAGACCCACCATGCCCACCGCCACCCAGTCCCTCTCCCACACCTCCGTCGCCGACCTAACCGCCTCCGTACTGCGCGGCGATTACGGCGACGACCCGGCGCAGCTGCATGCGGTGGGCGCGTTCTGGGTCCGCCAGAGCACCCAGTTCCCCGGCACCGACACCAAGTACCGCAACTACTACCTGGTGCTGCGGGTGGAATCGGGTTTCGGCGGCTGTTGCGTCGAACGCGATCAGCTCGATTCGGTGATCGCCGAAGAACTGTCCGGCCGCAGCGTCGCCGAGCTGCTGCGCGATGAACGCACGCCGGTGCGGATCGCCGCGCTCGATGCCTATCTGTCGCTGGTGCGGCCGCACCGCGAGGCCGCGCGGGCGCAGGTGTTCATGCTGCCGCACGGCACGCCGCTGCAGCGCGCGAAGGCGCGCGATCAGGCGATCGCCAGTCTGCTGCGGATCGAGCCGGGCATGCGGGTGGGTTTGATCGGCGTGGTCAATCCGCTGGTCGATGCGATCCGCGCGCATGGCGGGATTTGCTTGCCTTGCGACTTCAATATGGAGCGGACGGCCGACGGGACTGAAGTAGTTAAAGACATGGCGCTTGTTTTGGCGCAGGCCGACTTGGTCATCGCCACCGGCATGACCCTGAGCAATGGTTCGTTCGACGAGATCCTCAGCGCCACGCGCTTGCGCAATATTCCGCTGATCGTCTACGCGCAGACCGGCAGCGCGATCGTGCCGCGTTTCCTCGGCGACGGCGTGGCCGCGGTGTCGGCCGAACCGTTTCCGTTCTCGCAGTTCAGCGCCGATCCCACCCCGATCCATCTGTATCGCGCCGAAGGCTTCGCCGCCGGCGATGCGCGCGTGGCGGCCTGAGGGCGCGAGGTGGAGGCGACGTCGGTGGCGATCGATGAAGGCGCGACGCTGAGCGAAGCCGCGCGGCGTCGCGGATTGCATGGTTTGCTGGTTTACACCTTTCTCATGGTGACCGGCTTCGCCATGCTCATGCCGCTGGTCGCGGTGCACTTCGTCAACGACCTGGGCATGGCGGCCGCGGCGGTGGGGCTGGCGTTGGCGGTGCGGCAACTGACCCAGCAAGGGCTGGCCCTGATCGGCGGCGTGTTGTCGGATCGCTACGGCGCGCGGCGAATGATCTGCCTGGGCGTGTTGCTGCGCGCCGCGGGTTTCGCCAGCCTCGCGTTCGCCGACGCATTGCCGATGCTGCTGTGCGCGATGCTGCTGTCGGCGCTGGGCGGGGCCATGTTCGAAGCGCCGTATCAGGCCTCGATCGCCGCGCTGACCGACGAAAACACGCGGCCGCGCTATTACGCGATCAGCAACTGGATCAGCGGCGTGGCAACCACGCTGGGGCCGCTGCTGGGCGTGGCCCTGCTGCATTACGACTTCCGTGTGGTGTGCCTGGCGGCGGCGGCCTGCTTCGCGGTGAATTTTCTGGTGGCGCTGCGCCTGCCGCAGGTGCGCATGCCCGACCGACCGCCGCCTCTGCGGCATGGGCTGGATCTGGTGCGCGGCAACCGCGCCTTCATCGTGCTGGTCGGCTTGATGATGTTGTATTGGTTCGTCGCGGTGCAGATCAACATCAGCTTCCCGCTGCTGGCGCAGCGCCTGACCGGCACGGTCGACAGCGTCGGGGTGATGTTCGCGCTCAGCGCCGGGCTGACGGTGGCGCTGCAATACGGCCTGGTGCGCTGGCTGGAGCGGCGCTGGAGCAGCGCGCAGGTGCTGGTGGCCGGGGTGGTGGTGATGTCGCTCGCGGCCGGCGCGATCGGCCTGGTGCGCGACTTCGCCGGCCTGCTGATCTGCGTGGGCGCGTTCTCCATCGGCGCGCTGATGACCCGGCCCACCCAACAGACCTTGATCGCCGGCCTCGCCGATCCGCGCGCGCTGGGCACCTTCCTCGGCGTGAGTTCGCTCAGCCTCGCGGTCGGCGGCGGCATCGGCAATATCGCCGGCGGCTGGATGGTCGATCTGGCGGCGACGAAGCAATGGCCGTGGCTGCCGTGGGCGGTGTTTTGCGTGGTCGGTCTGGCCAGTGCGTTCGGCCTGCATCAGGCGACGCGTGTACGTCGCGAGCGCGCGCCGGTCGTCGCCGAATCCTGATTTCCCCTCGTGCTGCAATTGCCCTCTCCGCAATCCGGGCGGAGGGGGCTTTTTTTCGCGCTGGTGCGAGCGCGCTTCGAACGTCGTACCGCGGGTTCGGAGCGATCACTCCCCGCCCACGAACCCCAGCTGCCGCCACGCCTCGAACACCACCACCGCGACCGAGTTCGACAGGTTCAAGCTGCGATTCTCCGGCCGCATCGGCAGGCGCAGGCGCTGCGGCTGCGGCACCGCGTCGAGCACGTCCTGCGGCAAGCCGCGGGTTTCCGGGCCGAACAGGAAGGCATCGCCGGCGCGGTACTGCGGGCTGTCGTGACGGGTGCGGCCGCGGGTGCTCAGGGCGAACAATCGCGGCGTGGCGGACTGGGCCTGCGCGATCGCGGCCAGCGCGGCGTCGAGGCTGTCGTGCACGCGCAGGCTGGCGTACTCGTGGTAGTCCAGCCCGGCCCGGCGCAGTTGCTTGTCTTCCAGGGTGAAGCCCAGCGGCGCGATCAGGTGCAGGCGCGCGCCGGTGTTCGCGCACAGGCGGATCACGTTGCCGGTGTTGGGCGGAATCTCGGGCTGGTAGAGGATGACGTCGAACATGCGCGCATTATGCCGCCCGGCCGTCGGCGAACGCAGCGCGCATGCGCCGGCGAACGCAAAAGCGCGGCCTCACCCCCTGTGACCGGCGGCCTATGCCGGCGGCACCCCGCCCGCCTAGGATGGAGGCCTTGGTCCGTCCGCGGACATTTGATTTTCCAAGGAGTTCGCATGCCCTCGTCCCGCCCGCTGTCCCTTCGTCCGCGCACCGGCGCGCTCGCCCTGGCGCTGGGCCTCGCCCTGGCCGGCGGCCTCGCCGCGCCCGCGCTCGCCGCGCCCAAGGCCGAGGTCTCGATCCCGTACCAGGAATTCACCC
This genomic interval carries:
- a CDS encoding MFS transporter, which translates into the protein MAIDEGATLSEAARRRGLHGLLVYTFLMVTGFAMLMPLVAVHFVNDLGMAAAAVGLALAVRQLTQQGLALIGGVLSDRYGARRMICLGVLLRAAGFASLAFADALPMLLCAMLLSALGGAMFEAPYQASIAALTDENTRPRYYAISNWISGVATTLGPLLGVALLHYDFRVVCLAAAACFAVNFLVALRLPQVRMPDRPPPLRHGLDLVRGNRAFIVLVGLMMLYWFVAVQINISFPLLAQRLTGTVDSVGVMFALSAGLTVALQYGLVRWLERRWSSAQVLVAGVVVMSLAAGAIGLVRDFAGLLICVGAFSIGALMTRPTQQTLIAGLADPRALGTFLGVSSLSLAVGGGIGNIAGGWMVDLAATKQWPWLPWAVFCVVGLASAFGLHQATRVRRERAPVVAES
- the trmL gene encoding tRNA (uridine(34)/cytosine(34)/5-carboxymethylaminomethyluridine(34)-2'-O)-methyltransferase TrmL; translation: MFDVILYQPEIPPNTGNVIRLCANTGARLHLIAPLGFTLEDKQLRRAGLDYHEYASLRVHDSLDAALAAIAQAQSATPRLFALSTRGRTRHDSPQYRAGDAFLFGPETRGLPQDVLDAVPQPQRLRLPMRPENRSLNLSNSVAVVVFEAWRQLGFVGGE